In one window of Mercurialis annua linkage group LG4, ddMerAnnu1.2, whole genome shotgun sequence DNA:
- the LOC130015434 gene encoding dehydration-responsive element-binding protein 1E-like: MVASVCLIQILNISKTLYIFFTALQGKHELNSEPNLQADYIQSKSKSINPNLSSMQSDSSSGSPRSCSNSDEDHLFLASGNPKKRAGRRVFKETRHPVYRGVRRRNGNKWVCELRELNKKSRIWLGTYPTPEMAARAHDVAALALRGKSACLNFADSSWRLPVPKFTGSDEIRRVARVAAELFRPQEFGGNLNVDGEESNTSVDDYLRGNSNETVSFVDVEEVFEMPRLLAEMAEGLLLYPPSFEGVHTDWTQLDNDFDMSLWSY, encoded by the coding sequence TGGCATCCGTGTGCCTAATCCAAATCCTTAATATATCCAAAACACTATATATCTTCTTCACTGCACTCCAAGGAAAACACGAACTCAACTCAGAACCCAATTTACAAGCAGACTACAtccaatcaaaatcaaaatccatTAACCCAAATCTTTCATCAATGCAATCTGATTCGAGCTCAGGATCACCAAGATCATGTTCTAATTCAGACGAAGATCACCTGTTTTTAGCAAGCGGTAATCCCAAGAAACGTGCCGGGAGAAGAGTATTTAAAGAAACCAGACATCCAGTTTATAGAGGTGTAAGAAGAAGAAACGGTAATAAATGGGTATGTGAGCTTCGTGAACTGAATAAGAAATCAAGAATATGGCTGGGTACTTATCCTACACCAGAAATGGCGGCGAGGGCACACGATGTAGCTGCATTAGCACTTAGAGGCAAATCCGCTTGTCTTAACTTTGCTGATTCTTCTTGGAGGTTACCGGTGCCGAAATTTACCGGTTCCGATGAGATTAGGCGGGTGGCTAGAGTCGCCGCCGAGTTGTTTCGACCCCAAGAATTTGGTGGTAATCTGAATGTTGATGGAGAAGAAAGCAATACTAGTGTGGACGACTATTTAAGAGGAAATAGCAATGAAACGGTGTCGTTTGTGGATGTAGAGGAGGTTTTTGAAATGCCGAGGTTACTTGCAGAAATGGCAGAAGGTCTTTTGTTATATCCTCCCAGTTTTGAGGGAGTTCATACAGATTGGACTCAGTTAGATAATGACTTTGATATGTCATTATGGAGTTATTAA